A stretch of the Candidatus Scalindua japonica genome encodes the following:
- a CDS encoding c-type cytochrome, with amino-acid sequence MKEKYRLSQKMPAISFFTIFIFLFFPLIQPYANTEEGTRTERYELKFQPEESFEIRNGRRVYQEHCSPCHGKYGKGDGNYYASDLKPKPGNFTDPDFMDQVQDEYLIEVIKKGTAAFGKSPFCPPWQYTLKEEEKIRNVVTFLRTFTVKTAR; translated from the coding sequence ATGAAAGAAAAATACAGATTAAGTCAGAAAATGCCAGCCATAAGTTTTTTTACTATATTTATCTTCTTATTTTTCCCTCTTATTCAACCTTACGCAAATACAGAAGAAGGCACCAGGACAGAAAGATACGAACTGAAATTCCAACCTGAAGAGTCGTTTGAAATTCGTAATGGCAGGAGGGTTTACCAAGAACACTGTTCACCATGTCACGGAAAATACGGAAAAGGAGATGGTAATTATTACGCAAGTGACCTTAAACCGAAACCAGGAAACTTTACTGATCCAGATTTTATGGACCAGGTGCAGGATGAATATTTGATTGAAGTTATAAAGAAAGGTACGGCCGCATTTGGAAAAAGCCCTTTCTGTCCACCATGGCAGTATACGTTGAAAGAAGAGGAAAAAATAAGAAACGTCGTCACTTTTCTACGGACTTTTACTGTTAAAACGGCAAGGTGA